The Xanthomonas indica genome has a segment encoding these proteins:
- a CDS encoding MoxR family ATPase has product MTTASSDAVAPLAGPALIERAEAIRAAVGHAFIGQPQVLEQILIALLAGGHVLIEGVPGLGKTLLVRALAQALELNYARVQFTPDLMPSDVSGHAVYDPKTESFKIRRGPVFTHLLLADEINRAPAKTQSALLEVMQEGQVTIEGTAFPLAPPFLALATQNPVEQEGTYPLPEAQLDRFLLKILIDYPQLEDEARMVAAVTSGRSAGDFDLSQVPRVLGAEDVVAMQAGTAAIAVDPQVIDYAVRIVAATRRWPGIALGAGPRGSIALVRAARAQAVLSGRDFVIPDDIRDVAKPALRHRIALAPELQIEGQSADDALSALLAKVEAPRK; this is encoded by the coding sequence ATGACCACCGCCTCCTCCGACGCCGTCGCGCCGCTCGCCGGCCCTGCCCTGATCGAACGCGCCGAGGCGATCCGCGCCGCGGTCGGCCACGCCTTCATCGGCCAGCCGCAGGTACTGGAGCAGATCCTGATCGCGCTGCTGGCCGGCGGCCACGTGCTGATCGAGGGCGTGCCGGGCCTTGGCAAGACCCTGCTGGTGCGCGCGCTGGCGCAGGCGCTGGAACTGAACTACGCACGCGTGCAGTTCACCCCGGACCTGATGCCCAGCGACGTCAGCGGCCACGCTGTGTACGACCCCAAGACCGAGAGCTTCAAGATCCGCCGCGGCCCGGTGTTCACCCACCTGCTGCTGGCCGACGAGATCAACCGCGCGCCGGCCAAGACCCAATCGGCGCTGCTGGAAGTGATGCAGGAAGGCCAGGTCACCATCGAAGGGACGGCCTTCCCGCTGGCGCCGCCGTTCCTGGCCCTGGCCACGCAGAACCCGGTCGAGCAGGAAGGCACCTACCCGCTGCCGGAAGCGCAGTTGGACCGCTTCCTGCTGAAGATCCTGATCGACTACCCGCAGCTGGAGGACGAGGCGCGGATGGTCGCCGCGGTCACCAGCGGCCGCAGCGCCGGCGACTTCGACCTGTCGCAGGTGCCGCGCGTGCTGGGCGCCGAGGACGTGGTGGCGATGCAGGCCGGCACCGCCGCCATCGCCGTCGACCCGCAGGTCATCGACTACGCCGTGCGCATCGTCGCCGCCACCCGCCGCTGGCCCGGCATCGCCCTGGGCGCCGGCCCGCGCGGCAGCATCGCCCTGGTTCGCGCGGCACGCGCGCAGGCGGTGCTGTCCGGCCGCGACTTCGTCATCCCCGACGACATCCGCGACGTAGCCAAGCCCGCCCTGCGCCACCGCATCGCCCTGGCCCCGGAACTGCAGATCGAAGGCCAGAGCGCCGACGACGCCCTGAGCGCCCTGCTGGCCAAGGTGGAGGCGCCGCGGAAATGA